TGCAGGGCCTGCGGATCCATCAGTACCAGGATCTCTTTGGGGGGAAGGACGGTCAGCAGGCGGATGTTTTTGGCCTCGAGATCACGACGGATAAGCGACGAGAAGTGTACGATGAATTCTTTGAGCGGCTGAGGCCGGTTGTCGACCTTTTCAAACATGCTGAAGCTTTTGAGCGACTTCAGCAGGTATTCCATGCGCAGGATTTCGTGGTAGATTCGGTCGATGTACTCGGTAATGTTTTCGCGGCTGAAATGATCCAGGTTCTTGCGCAGGACCGATGCGGTCATCTTGATGGAGTTGAGCGGGTTGCCGATCTCATGCCTTATGCCCGAAAAGATGAAACCCAGATTGTCCATGGTGTTGACCGCCTGGGCGATCGATTCCAGCCGGGTCTTGCGGGTGATGTCGCGGACGAGCAGGCAGAGATGTTTTTCCGCCACGGGGTAGATGGTGTAGCCGAGAATCTGCCTGCCGTGGTTGATGGTGCCGGGTTTGGCGCCGTGGCGGCTGGCGTCATCGATGCCCGGGAAGAAACCGGCGACGGTGTTGAAGCTGGGGGCGTCTCCCAGGTCGGGCAGGATCTTGCCGAGGGCCGGGTTGGCGAACAGCATACGGCGTTGCTGCGGGTCGAGAATGAGAATGCCCATGTCGAGGTTGCGCAGAACCTCGGCGTAGGTCCAGTCTTTCTCGACCGTTCCGGAAACGGCGGATTCATCGCTGTGGGTGTGGTTGCGGATAATCATATAACTGGTGTCGCGCGGCAAGCAAAACAAACGCCATTATAATGATTAAAACAACATGGGCAAGAAAAAATCGCCTAATCTGTTGGAATAAAAATAAAATTCATTTCGCGGTGCGATGGACGATAAATTTTAATCGTAATTTGTCGTTCATTGTTGAAAAAAATAATCCGGAGTTTCATTTTGCTGTCTGGCGGCAGGGTGGACGTTCCGGCGACAAACGGAGGTGACTGCTCATGCGTTACAGGCTGGTTTTGGGGGATATCACCCGGCTGAAGGTCGATGCGATCGTCAATGCCGCCAACCGGACGCTGCTGGGAGGCGGCGGTGTTGACGGCGCCATCCATCGGGCCGCCGGACCGGAGCTGCGCGAGACTTGCCGTCGTCTGGGGGGCTGCGAGACCGGCGATGCCAAGATGACACCCGGCTTTGCGCTGCCGGCCGCCCATGTCATTCATACCGTCGGTCCGGTGTGGAAAGGGGGCGGTCGCGACGAAGAGGGGCTGCTGGCGTCCTGCTACCGCAATTGCCTGAGGCTCGCCCTGGAGAACGGTTTGCGAAGCGTCGCTTTTCCGTCAATCAGCACCGGCGCCTACGGATTTCCCGTCGAGAAGGCATGCCGGATTGCGCTGAACGAGGTCGCGGCTTTTGTCGATGTTCACGCCGACGCATTCGACGAAATCGTTTTCTGCTGCTTTTCGGCCTCCGATCGCGACGTTTATCGCGTGCTCATGCAGGAGTTGGGGCTGGCTTTCGATCAGGCCTGAGGAGATTCCGTGCTGTCGGCGAAGCACCGGTTGAGGCGGTAGACAAAGGCGAGAACTTCGGCGACCGCCTGGTAGAGATCTTCCGGGATTTCCGTATCGAGGGGCATTCTGGCCAGCACTTCGACCAGATCGCCGTCGGCGACGATGGGGACGCCGGCATTTTCCGCCGCCTGGATGATCCGGCGGGCCAGTTCGCCTCTGCCGGTGGCGACGATTTTCGGTGCCCTGTCTTTCTTCGGGTCGTAACGCAGCGCGGTCGCCAGGTGTTCGTTCGCCTGTCCGGTCATCGTCAGATCCTCGTGTCGAGAACGCCGCGGGTTCCGCCAGTCAACAGATGCAGCAGATGTCGTTCCGGCTGCACCCTTCCCCGGGTCAGATGCATGGAGCGCAGTCCCAGGGGGGTCAGGGCGTCCTGCAGTTCCTGCCGGAACTCTTTCACGGCGGCCAGAACCTCTTCCCGCTCTACTTCCAGGCGCAGATCGAGTCCGGATTCGTCTTTCAGCAGCTTGATGTCGACCGTGCCGATGGCGCTCATGCTGAGCAGAATGCGCAGTCGGTCCGTTTTCTGTCCGTCTTTGTCCTTCGGCCGCCCCTCTTCGTACAGCAGGTAGCCGTAGTCGATGAAGGGGAGGGGAAGCGGGAGAAAAAAGAGCCCGTCCCGGGCCAGTCTGGCATGAAAAAGCTGCATCGATTCAAGCAGTTGCATTGAAAGCCTGACCTCTTCTCGAGGGTGTTCCGAACCCTCTGCCTGCAACCTGAGCAGCAGTCCTTTCAGGCAACCCAGTGCTTCGTCCGTTTTGCCATCTGCCAACTGTCGTTCGAAGTCGAGCCCCAGAGACTCGAGGATGGTGCGCAGGATCCGGCCGTCAACTCTTTCCGGCTCTTCCAGGGCGCGGTGCATGGCCGCCAGGAAAGCCCGGGCAGTGTCCGGTACCTTGTCCGGCGAGAATCCGTTTTTTTCCGATAGCAAACCGAGCAGATGTTCAACCTGCAACTGGCGGCCGACCAGGTGCAGCACCCGTCGTATGTGGTCGTCCATGGACGGAAAGAGCAGTTTGAGTACGAGCCCTTCACCATTTTCGGCCAGCTGCAGGTCGAGTTTCTGCCCCTTGGCGAGGGGGACTTCCGTCTCGACCCAGTACGTTTTGCTGTCGACCTGCAGCAGCACCCTTTCCAGACCGCCCTCGACGACCGATGCCCGGACGATCTGGTCACGGCGCAGATTCTGCTCCCGGCTTTCTCTGGACAGCACGGCGCCGGGATTGGCGGTGGGGGCCGCGGGCGCGGCCAGCGGATTGATCAGACTCATGACTTTCGTATCGGCTGCCTTGCGGCAAAGGTTTACCCGGAGGATGAAAAGGTCAGGTTTTCCCGCCGTTTTCTTTTTCGGTCAGGCTCGGGCTCAGGGCTTCGCCGAGCAGCCTGATGCGATCGGTCATGACGCGAAACTGTTCGCGGATGAAGAATGTTTCGATGATATCGGAATCTTCGCTGGAGAGATTGAGAAAGGCGACGGCTATTTCCTGTTTGCCGGCACCCTTGGGAAGGGCCCTGATGATCTGGCCCGTAACCTGAACCGGGCGAAAAGCATGACCGGGGAGGCTGATCTCGAGATTGACTTTTTGGCCGGGATGAAAATGATCGTCGGTCAGAAAGCAGATGCCGCTCGTGCTCAACGTCACCTGACGCGGTTTGGCCTTGCGCAGGCGGGACCAGGCGCTGTGGCCGGTCCATTCCCGAATGCGGACCCGGGCCTGGATGCGGCATGATTTTCGGGTCGATTTGTGGGTCTGCCTGTCCCTGAGGGTCAGCGCATAGCGGCGGGGACCGAGAATCCGTACCAGTCCGGCATGGTAGAGGTGAACCCTGTCACCGAGCTCCTGGGTCAGAACCCATTCCTGGTGGTCGTCGATGGCCGGTTCGTTCTCGTCGGTTTTCTGTATTCGGATGATCAGGGGATCGGCTGTCTCTTCCACTGCTCCGTCGAGGGTGACCCTGTTCCCCCTGGCGATGGGAATGGTGACGCTCAACAGGCTGCCTTCTTGCAGGTCGGAAGCAAGATCCTTCATCATCCGGCTCCATGTCTGTCATCCTTGACCCGGACTCTTTTGCGCAGCTGTTCGCGCTGGCGGGCGAAACAGTAGGAGATGATCTTGTCGCGATCCTTGGGGGAGATGTCGAGAAAGGCGACGGCTACCTCCATGTGTCCTCCCCGTTTTTCGTCGATGCGGACGACCTGGCCAACGCATTCGGCGTCGATTTCCGTCAGGTCACCGAAACAGAGCTTGACCATGATCTTGTCGCGCAGGCGCAAATGGGTACTGGCAGGAAAGCGGATGCCGCCGCCGCTCAGGTTGACCCTGGTCTTTTCGGCGGCGTGTTCCTCGTCCTGGTCGACGGGGCGGTAGAGCAGGGAGAGCTCGGTGTCGATACGGAAATATTCCCGTTTCTGCCCGCTCGAAAAGCTCTCGACATTGATCAGGCGCAGTTTGCCGGATGCCGACAGGCTGTCGATGCGGGCCCTGACGATATAAACCATGTCGCTGACATCGAAGGAGAGGGTGCATTGACCTTCGAGGTCGAGCTCTTCGGCCGGAAGCTGGTCGGGGAAGAAGGAGACGTCAAAAAAGCCGTTCTCGACGCGTTCGGGGATGCAGTCGAGACTCAGGGTGCGGCGTCCGATAAGGGGAACGTTGATGCGCACCACCTGGTTGTCGGCCAACAGTTCGATCGTCTCCATGATTCAGACCTGCCGGAATTTCCGGCGTATGGCATGAGCGAGAGTCAGAAATTGACGTGGACAACCTGTCCTCTCCGGGGGCCGGCGCTGCGATAGCCGGTCATGGCCGCACGTCCCAGACGGTTTTGGCGCAGTTCATTGTCGAGTACGACGATCTTACCTTCGATCCGGTCGACCAGCAAGCTGTTGACCCTGGCCACATCGGCAAGCAGCTCCCGGCGTATGGCAAGAAGATCTTCCGGCAGACTTTCCAGTCCGGTCTGCTGCACCAGACGCCTCAGCTCGCCGTCGAGCTGTTTTGCCCGGTTCTGCATCTGTCCGAGACTGCGCAGCGACTCTCTGACGGCGAATGTGGTGGTTTTCGGCATGTCGGCGTAGAGTTCTTCCATGAAGCGCAACATGTGCCGGTAGTGTTCGTTGCAAACTTTCATCAGTTCGTAGAGGCTCTGTTCCTGTTTCATGGACGCTTGCTCCTAGGGCATCATCTGCGCGTATCCGGCCGCGGCATTCTTGCCTGCACGTTCGGCCCGTTTTTCGGCCTGCTGTTGCTGGTAGGCCTCGATGGCTTCGGTCCAGGTGGCTCGCAGTTCGCGCAGCAGGGATTCGACATTTTTCAGCGGTGCCGGATCGTTGTTCAGGTTGGCCCTTGACAGCTCGCGCACCATGAAATTGTACAGGGCA
This window of the Geothermobacter ehrlichii genome carries:
- a CDS encoding flagellar brake protein: METIELLADNQVVRINVPLIGRRTLSLDCIPERVENGFFDVSFFPDQLPAEELDLEGQCTLSFDVSDMVYIVRARIDSLSASGKLRLINVESFSSGQKREYFRIDTELSLLYRPVDQDEEHAAEKTRVNLSGGGIRFPASTHLRLRDKIMVKLCFGDLTEIDAECVGQVVRIDEKRGGHMEVAVAFLDISPKDRDKIISYCFARQREQLRKRVRVKDDRHGAG
- a CDS encoding two-component system sensor histidine kinase NtrB; protein product: MIIRNHTHSDESAVSGTVEKDWTYAEVLRNLDMGILILDPQQRRMLFANPALGKILPDLGDAPSFNTVAGFFPGIDDASRHGAKPGTINHGRQILGYTIYPVAEKHLCLLVRDITRKTRLESIAQAVNTMDNLGFIFSGIRHEIGNPLNSIKMTASVLRKNLDHFSRENITEYIDRIYHEILRMEYLLKSLKSFSMFEKVDNRPQPLKEFIVHFSSLIRRDLEAKNIRLLTVLPPKEILVLMDPQALHHALLNIVTNAADALAGRPSPCIRIEAQGNGSLAWLTVEDNGCGMNEEQLTQLFQPFCTSKPEGNGLGLVITQKLLAKMNGSLEITSREGIGTRAVIALPLHDRNEPSTLPAHDMETSGLT
- a CDS encoding O-acetyl-ADP-ribose deacetylase encodes the protein MRYRLVLGDITRLKVDAIVNAANRTLLGGGGVDGAIHRAAGPELRETCRRLGGCETGDAKMTPGFALPAAHVIHTVGPVWKGGGRDEEGLLASCYRNCLRLALENGLRSVAFPSISTGAYGFPVEKACRIALNEVAAFVDVHADAFDEIVFCCFSASDRDVYRVLMQELGLAFDQA
- a CDS encoding PilZ domain-containing protein; the encoded protein is MKDLASDLQEGSLLSVTIPIARGNRVTLDGAVEETADPLIIRIQKTDENEPAIDDHQEWVLTQELGDRVHLYHAGLVRILGPRRYALTLRDRQTHKSTRKSCRIQARVRIREWTGHSAWSRLRKAKPRQVTLSTSGICFLTDDHFHPGQKVNLEISLPGHAFRPVQVTGQIIRALPKGAGKQEIAVAFLNLSSEDSDIIETFFIREQFRVMTDRIRLLGEALSPSLTEKENGGKT
- a CDS encoding EscU/YscU/HrcU family type III secretion system export apparatus switch protein — encoded protein: MTGQANEHLATALRYDPKKDRAPKIVATGRGELARRIIQAAENAGVPIVADGDLVEVLARMPLDTEIPEDLYQAVAEVLAFVYRLNRCFADSTESPQA
- a CDS encoding flagellar hook-length control protein FliK, translating into MSLINPLAAPAAPTANPGAVLSRESREQNLRRDQIVRASVVEGGLERVLLQVDSKTYWVETEVPLAKGQKLDLQLAENGEGLVLKLLFPSMDDHIRRVLHLVGRQLQVEHLLGLLSEKNGFSPDKVPDTARAFLAAMHRALEEPERVDGRILRTILESLGLDFERQLADGKTDEALGCLKGLLLRLQAEGSEHPREEVRLSMQLLESMQLFHARLARDGLFFLPLPLPFIDYGYLLYEEGRPKDKDGQKTDRLRILLSMSAIGTVDIKLLKDESGLDLRLEVEREEVLAAVKEFRQELQDALTPLGLRSMHLTRGRVQPERHLLHLLTGGTRGVLDTRI